In Plasmodium vivax chromosome 14, whole genome shotgun sequence, the genomic window TCTGAAGTCATCCACAAGGCAAACAACAACAGTGCTGGCGGTAACAATGTTGGAGGTAACAATGTTGGAGGCAACAGTGTCGGCGGCAACAGTGTCGGCGGCAACAGTGTCGGAGGCAACCATGTTGGGGGAAACCAGGTTGGCAGCCACCAGTTGGGCAGCCACCAATTGAGCAGCCACAACGTAGGCCCGAACggtaaaatgcaaaatgacGCGGGCAGTGGCAACTTCCTACTTGAAGATAGCAATGGCTTCGCGTACTCCAACTGTGACGCGGATAAACGGTCAGAAATCCACTACAGTAATAAGGCGTACGACCCACAGTATAGCATGTACATGaataaaatggcaaacgGGGTGAGGTCTACGAGAAACCACACGTCTTCCCACAGAATATGTTCCCCCAGATCGCAGTCCATAAATCTGTTCGCTCCAAAAGTGAACAGGACATCCAACATTTCGAGAAATTTTGATGACAGACTGTCGTACATTTCGTTCTACACCAATAGCAAAAACAACCTGAGCAAGACGTCCATCCTGGAGTCTAATGATAGCTTTAAAACGCAAGCCAATTCGCAAATCGTGGAGCAATCCCTAGACCTACTTAAACATCTAGTCAATCAGGAAAATAGGGAGCAGTACCTATCCGCgcaagaaaaagataaaaaaaataaattaatattaaaactAATCGATCAAGCTAAAAGAAATGATGAAAAGGCAGAAGTGTCGCAAACAGATTGTGCCAGTAACAATTCCATTGATAATTACCAAAAAAGAATGGACATgctacatttaaaatttatgaaattaaaaaatgaatattccCAACTGAACAACGAAAATGTTATCCtaaaaaaacagataaagaatataaaagACAATTATCATATGATAAATCCGAAAAGCGCTACGGTGTCCTTTCCCCGGGGACCCATGCAGGAGGAGGCACTTCGAAGTAATGACAGCGGGAACAGCAGCAACATCAGCAACGTCAGCAACGTTAGCAATGTTAGCAATATTAGAAATGTTAATAATGAGCAGAAGATGAGACAGCAACAGGGGGGAAGACTAATGTTAAACAAAACCACGAGTATTAGCAGCATACAACTACCTGTGATTCCCCCAgttgcaaagaaaaaattagtaGACTGTCAAGTTCAAACTGAGTGCACTTTAGCGAGTCCATTGCCAGACAGACCCGATGATACCAAAGTGGGAGGTTCCCACTCCACCTTCAACGTGAATGGGAACAATTCTAATTCCAACCTGTTAAATGATAACCATCTTAGCAAATTAAGAGAACAAATCAGAAAGGAAGTTACACAAGAAGTCACAAACAAATTGGAGCAAAAGTACAAAGACGAACTGCTCACGCTGAGACAGACCATAGCGAATAATAAGATGAATAACCAAAATATTGCCGAAGGAATTTCCATTGATAACCTCCTCAGCAACACTAAGCATAAACTGGATGAACAAATAAGTGAGACAATTaacatgtataaaaataaccttTTTGATCACTTTAAGGAATTAATAAATGCAGCTAGCgagggagggaaaaacacaGTTCAGATGGATTGCAAGGGGGATGGAAGTCCTAATGAAAAGGTGAACATCGGTGTGGATAACTTTGCTTCCCTCTCTGTTAACGACAAAATTAATGAATGCATAAGCTTGTTTGAAAGTATCAccaaggaaaaaatgagctCTAGAAAGATAAAGGAGAAGGGGCTCGCAAACAGTACTAACATTATCAGCGCCCTTAACAACATAAACACAGACATAAACGACATTGACAATATGATCGATAACCTGCATGCGAATATCGGTCGGACTCACTTTTCGGACGATGCAGAGAGCTGCCCAGGAGAATTGGACCTTTTGGGGAAGGCCACCTCCGTTAGTGACGATTTAGAGGTGGAGGAAGAGGCCAGTCGTAGATCATTAAGTGCAGCGCATGAAATTGGCGGAGAAGGCGAACTGAAGGGGGAAGTGACCACGGGTAGGGATAAGGCGAGAAGAGCCCCCAAAAGGAGAGACAAAATTGGGGATAACATTGACGGTCCGGCGTCTGTTCGTAGTGATGGCCCGGCGTCTGTTCGTAGTGATGGCCCTGTATCAGTTCGTAGTGATGGCCCGGCGTCTGTTCATAGCGATGGTGGTACGTCCACTCGCAAGGGGAGAAACAGCGCCGAGGGAGACCCCTCCCACAGGAGTAACTTCCACCTGGATAGCCCCCCATCCGATGGCAAGATTGACGTGATGGGCAGTATGACCATGGAGATTAATCCCTTTTTGGAAGAGACAGCTGAGGGTGGAGAAGAACGTTCGAGCgaggtaaaaatgaaaaatacgAATATTATTATGCATCATTCGGAGGGTGACCCATCAAGTGGTAATCACATCGGTGTGCATTACGTGCATTCCGACGTGCCTGTGGATCAtcacgcggggggggaggcgaatGGTCACAACGTTATGCACACTGTAGAAGGCATGGCGGAACAACGTTTTAATAATGAGGAGATGCTCGATGGAGAGCAAACCTCCCATAACTTAGCACCGAACGATAACAATACGTATGACCATCCCGAGGGGGACttcccaaaagggaaagacgACGAAGGCATACCCGCACAATCACCTGATGATAAAAACAAAGATAGCGTAGAcactgaaaaggaaaaaaaaaaaagcaaatggaGGAATATTTTCTCCagcaaaaaaacgaaaaagaaaaacctaAGTGACAATTTTGGCAATGACACAGAATTGTggtcaaaaaatgaaaatgatgaaaaggATGTTAAAGAAAACCCCAATGAGGAAAATCTTTACAACAGTGTCAGCGGCCCCAACGCGAATAACACCCTGTCCAATAATGTGCAAATTGAGGAGGGAGAAATAGACGTCATAACGAATGGTGCAAATGGTTGCAAGCAGATTGAAGGGTATGATGACGCACATAAATTTGTAAGTAGCGGTTATCCTGCTGACCAACCGTTTATGCACCCATCAGGAGGTGGAAACGGAGAGAAGGCTCCAAAAAGTGCGTTAAACGTAAATAAGGGAGACGAAGAATTCCACCAAGACGTTGCAAATGGAATGATGAATAACACCTTGGCAGTAAATGGTGCCAACCATCACTATGGCGGAGGCACACCCCCCCACAGCAGTAACGACAACCATTTCGACGGTCAGGAAAAGTTCAACCAGCATGAGGCCAACCCCTTTGATGGCAGCACCAGTAGAGCTCAAATGAACCCATTTAACCAcgaaaatggtgaaaatttAGAAACTATTAACGCGTATAATGCATCCAATAGAAATAATCCATACATGCATCAAAGTAATAACGAAACAAGAAATGGACCCAATTTCCATGCCAAGGGGGACTACGCAGTTAACTGCTCTGTGTACTCGTACAACCCAGCTGCTAATAACAAAACGGGTTTTCCCTCTCCAAGCGAAGAAAGGTATGAGGAGAAGCCATTTTATGGGGATGAAAATAACAGTATAAACATTATGAACAGTAAAGAGGAGGTCTATCGAAATGATAA contains:
- a CDS encoding hypothetical protein, conserved (encoded by transcript PVX_122940A), encoding MNFFSSKPNIRSTKSEVIHKANNNSAGGNNVGGNNVGGNSVGGNSVGGNSVGGNHVGGNQVGSHQLGSHQLSSHNVGPNGKMQNDAGSGNFLLEDSNGFAYSNCDADKRSEIHYSNKAYDPQYSMYMNKMANGVRSTRNHTSSHRICSPRSQSINLFAPKVNRTSNISRNFDDRLSYISFYTNSKNNLSKTSILESNDSFKTQANSQIVEQSLDLLKHLVNQENREQYLSAQEKDKKNKLILKLIDQAKRNDEKAEVSQTDCASNNSIDNYQKRMDMLHLKFMKLKNEYSQLNNENVILKKQIKNIKDNYHMINPKSATVSFPRGPMQEEALRSNDSGNSSNISNVSNVSNVSNIRNVNNEQKMRQQQGGRLMLNKTTSISSIQLPVIPPVAKKKLVDCQVQTECTLASPLPDRPDDTKVGGSHSTFNVNGNNSNSNLLNDNHLSKLREQIRKEVTQEVTNKLEQKYKDELLTLRQTIANNKMNNQNIAEGISIDNLLSNTKHKLDEQISETINMYKNNLFDHFKELINAASEGGKNTVQMDCKGDGSPNEKVNIGVDNFASLSVNDKINECISLFESITKEKMSSRKIKEKGLANSTNIISALNNINTDINDIDNMIDNLHANIGRTHFSDDAESCPGELDLLGKATSVSDDLEVEEEASRRSLSAAHEIGGEGELKGEVTTGRDKARRAPKRRDKIGDNIDGPASVRSDGPASVRSDGPVSVRSDGPASVHSDGGTSTRKGRNSAEGDPSHRSNFHLDSPPSDGKIDVMGSMTMEINPFLEETAEGGEERSSEVKMKNTNIIMHHSEGDPSSGNHIGVHYVHSDVPVDHHAGGEANGHNVMHTVEGMAEQRFNNEEMLDGEQTSHNLAPNDNNTYDHPEGDFPKGKDDEGIPAQSPDDKNKDSVDTEKEKKKSKWRNIFSSKKTKKKNLSDNFGNDTELWSKNENDEKDVKENPNEENLYNSVSGPNANNTLSNNVQIEEGEIDVITNGANGCKQIEGYDDAHKFVSSGYPADQPFMHPSGGGNGEKAPKSALNVNKGDEEFHQDVANGMMNNTLAVNGANHHYGGGTPPHSSNDNHFDGQEKFNQHEANPFDGSTSRAQMNPFNHENGENLETINAYNASNRNNPYMHQSNNETRNGPNFHAKGDYAVNCSVYSYNPAANNKTGFPSPSEERYEEKPFYGDENNSINIMNSKEEVYRNDNFLFIENNNNNNAFAKPAGAYQNSQTANFANFYHNDVDGNKVNSGLNHADRVNNQYDFFYNLSEANGAGQQYNPWGHPNSQTACINSYNVEGQFGETTERSPPNYYSKTVNIKRVNSSAINMTKNSTCDLSQSDQVKLSTKSEVHYNSFKAQKNKTKKNLEDLFA